GCCGTCACAAGCAAGGTCCAAGGAAGGGATGCTATTTATCAAGCCAGACCTCATATCTATGTTATACAAGCTCAGTGTTTCAATGTTAGGAGCGCACTTGATAAGCGCCTGTGCAACAGAGTTGGTGTAGTGTATAGTCCAGTCATTGTCTTGGGAGCGGATATCTAGCCTTTTCATGCGCGGAAGGATAGGTAGGCACCCCCAACCTAGCCCGCTCTGGTTATCCAAAAGACGGGCGACGGTCTTCTCGCCAAAATTATCGATATCAAGTAAGAATACTTCAAGACttggcaacaaggccatgATGATCTCGGCTTCAGATTTCTCAAGATAAGTGTCGTCGTACTCCCATACTCCACCGTCGGCTAAGCTGACGGTCCTAGTCGTGCGAATAGTGTCTTTCGTAATTGTTGCGCAATATTCGTCATAACAGGCTCTTGGAAGTGGAATAGAACTGGCCATATCAAATATTCTTACTTGCTTAATTACGTCCACATCTTCCACAACTGTGTCTGCGAATAGGGCCCAGTTGCTTGCCGAGAGGAAATGAAAAAGGAAAGGTTGGACAATGCTGCGAATACGACTGCATGTTTTGCTGAACGACTGAAGGGCTTTATGGCTTTCGAGAGGGTCTATATCGGTGGCTTTGCCATTGAGATGCTCTTTGAAATTACAGTGTAGGCACAACACTGTACATACAAGTGCCAGGATTTCAGTTGGCAGACCTACTAGAGTGGTAGGAGCCATTTCCTAATAGCAGGCTTGGAACTAGATGGCAAGGGGGAAGTCAAGATGCTTAAGAAAATACTGCATCTATATATTTGTTCCGAAATATGGATGACGCTGCAATGACTTGGGTGGACATGCCGTTTACACTACATCCGCCCACCCCACTCTGAGGGTACCGAGCGAATTGAGCTCGATCAATCGGTGTCCTTCGCTGGGGCGACAGAGAGCTGAGGTCGGGCCTACCTTTTCTCGACTAAGTCACCACTCCATTAGAAGCTCCTGCAATTTCTTTGGTGGCGATTAACCATGGCTGCGAGCACTATCGTTCTTCCCTGCGAAGGTGGGGGCTCAATGTGGGTTATATTAAGAGGCAACAGCTTCTAGAGATGGCGATATTTTATGAAGAGCAGAGGGCATTAGTATTGTAAGATATCGATATCCGGAAAAGGCTGATTCGACTAATGGCGAACAATGGGCAGTAAAGTAATTCGCCGCCGTCAGGGAATACTTACCACGCGCATGGCCAAGATTATTCCGTTTGCATCGAGCTAGTCTCTTTCGGCTGAATAAGAGACCTTTTGCTATAGTCAAGCATCACATAGCTTTCAATTTAATATTCCAAGTACAAACTAACCAGTCTCATTCGCCTTCTTATTTCTAAAGTATATTCCCCGTAATGTGCCGCACGCAGTAATTAGGAATGAATGGTCCCTGTTAATTCGGCCGAAAAGGTCCGGTAAGCTCGGCCATCCCCACATCGACCAATGGCAGAGGACAATGTATTTACATCGGACCTGTCCAACAGCTTTTACAGGAAAGCCACTTTCTCATACGTAAAAGAACAGATATGCAAATATCTAGACAAGTGATgacatcaccatcgacaaAACACCGTAAAGAAGCATTCGCCGTTATAATGGCTTCGTGGAATGGGGCGAACTGGATTTCGTTAGACGGTTGCTACGAAACGATCAATATTACCACCCCTTCCTTATCGTGTGGTGGTCTGAGTCCTTCGCACTACTCTATAGCTTTAGGAGCGCTTTGCAGTTCTACTGACGCGAAGAAATGGTAAGTAATTCCATGGCCGACGGGTAACATCTCAGTCTTGCTTCGCGACTCCTCGTAATTTATGACTTACCCAAGACAGAAGGGACCGAGTAGGAACATAACTCACTTGCCTGCTCCTGCGCACCAATCCGATCAGCAAGTTCCGGTCACACCTGGCATAGGCAGAGAGTCGTACAACCAAGACTATTTCGAGAGGAGAGTTCTAAACTCGCCAAGTGTGACTCCAGGCTATGATTCGACGATAGCGACGTCTCCATTTGTTTCTCGTACAGAGACGCAAGTGGATCAACAACAACCGTCGAATGAGAAGATCATATCTGTCACGTTTACTGTCCCACATCTTTTGGAATATCGCGAAGGTTCGAACTGGGTAAGCCCTCGAAGACCGCAATGCATGCCTGTTCAAGTCGGTGCTGACGCAGCCAATGCAAAGGACCTGCGGCGCTGCTACCACCGCTCGGCGTTGTTGGACGCTCTTCACTATCTTTCTGCCAACGGTAGTTATAATCACGTTGTTGTGGCGTGGACTGGCGAGATTCGCCGAGCGCCTAGCAGTGATAACGAAAACGTGCCTATTAACCATGCATTTATAACCCCTTCGTCTACGTCTATTTCTCTGGGAGGGAGGGAAACGTTACAAACAACCCAGCCGAAAAACATTTTTGTGACTCGTGCTGACCAGCAGAGGCTTGAATGCCAGTTACATCAAGATGAAATATGTTTCCTTCCCGTGTGGCTTGCGGAGGAAACGGACATTGAACCGGAAGGCATCAAGTTGTGTGACCAATCGAGATGGAGACAGTATGCAGAACACGATCTTTGCGCTTTACTTCATTATAGGCAGCACCCACCCAGCGAACCGTACTCTGAAGGCGTGAGATGGGCAAATTATTATCGAATGAATCAACGGTTCGCGGAGAAGGTCCTTGAATCTTATAGACCCGGAGATGTTGTTATAGTCCATGACTACTACTTGATGCTTCTACCGCTACTTCTGCGCAAACGACATCCGCATATAAGCATCACTTTCTATCTGCACACGCCTTTTCCTTCTAGCGAATTAATTCGATGTCTTTGTAGACGGCAAAGTGTTCTTGAAGGTATGCTTGGGTCTGATCTAATTGCATTCCAGTCATTCCACTACGCTCAACATTTTGCAAACTCTTGCGCCAGAATTCTCGGTTTAGACGCTAGCAGCAAAGTCGTTCAAACAGCAACGGGGCGTGTGCGGATTCGGGTGATACCAATGGGAATAGATATTTCTGCGATTCATTCCCTTGCATGGAAGACCACCGTCACTGAAATGTGCTCAGCGCTGAGAAAGCAGCATAGTGGCAAGAAAATTATTGTGGCATATGATCCCAAGGACAGATTAGGCGGCGTGGACAAAAAGTTGCTCGCCTTTGGTCGATTCCTCGACAAATATCCGGAATATCAAAACAGAGTGATACTTGTACAGGTCATGAGCCAAACAAGCATCGAGACTGATGATAGGGAGGAGTCCAAATACGCTGCTGGTGTCAGCGAACTCGTCTCTGAAATAAACAGCAAGTATGGCTCACTGGATTTCATGCCCATTCAGCTACACTCCCAAAGTCTCACTACCAGCGAATATTTCGCTCTGCTACGGTCAGGAGATCTTGCATTATTCACAAGCGTTCGTGATGGAATGAGTACGACGAGTTTGGAATACGTGGTTTGTCAGCAGCACGCCAATGGCCCGATCATCATATCTGAGTTTAGCGGAACGGCCGGCAGCCTGAAGGAGGCTATTAAGATCAATCCATGGGATACAACTGGCGTTGCAGATAAGATTCACGAGGCATTGAACATGTCTGAGAAAAGCCGGCAAACAATGCAAGAGGCACTATATAAGCGAACAACTGAGCGCGATGTTCAGTATTGGGTGACCACGGTAATCCACAGTTTGAAGAGAGCTGTGAATGCCCGTGAGTCAAGTATTTGCGATGAACGGTCATCCTCTTATCAGTAAGAAGCGAACCGCGTACAAATAGAATCAGGATCTTAGACGCAATACGTCCCGACTCGATTAACTGCATGAATTGGTGGATACTTGCGTTTGTCTTTGCATTTCTTGTCTGCGGCAAACCAACCAGATGTCTGGATAGATCCTTTGAAGCTTATTGGTGTTATTAGCGTCGTTTCTGTTGTTATATTCCTGTGCGGGTTGTTTTGGATATTATACATGTTGTTTCTGTTGTCGCCACTACTTTTGCCACCGTTGGTATTGTTCTCACGACTAGAGCTGGTGCTGTATGGCAACCCTTGAGAAATGGTTTTCTGGCTATGACCGTTTGCCGTAATTGGAGTTGTGGCTCTTGGTATGCTGGCGGTCATCGCCGTTCTCTACAGAATTGATGTTGCCGTGCTAACGGTGTTTGCTCTAGTTGacattgttgctgttgcgattgaacttaTTGTATTCaattctggctgacagctctcatacatatatatacctagtggcacggcccgtgccactaggTAGTGACTCATCTGCCTAAAAATGTCTTGGGCACATGTCTcacaccaagtcaacagtTGCTTGTGTCGTGCTCGCAGATATCCCCGTCGTCGGAGCTGCATACTCTGGCCGCACGCCTGAACGTGTGAACCTGGGCCATGTTGTTTGGTAGATGATGTAAGGAAGAACTGACGAGTAAGCGACGTAACTGATCATGGGATGAAACTTGGTATTTTACGCAACACAGAGGTATAATTACCGGAAAGTTCTTAAACGCATAAGGATGTGCCAACGAACATTATCTTCTAAGGCGACGTTGCCACCTACAACATAGAAACTCGCGGTACAAGCAAAATGACCGGAAATTAGAAACCCCGGAAACTTTGCAAACCGGTATTGACATTTCCTCCATTCCATCATTCCATTTAGATACAAGCTAAATAACTATAGCGCCCAGGAGGAGGTCCAGGAGATTGCTTCAAAGGGTGGGCAGTCTAGCCATTCAAGTGGCTTTGCCAGTATGGATGCTGATAAGCAGGTAGATTATCCTGCCAGATGTTCTAAAAGGAACAAGATTTCTTGAACAGTACCCGAGCCTCAGTAGATCATCCTACGTTTATGAGCATGACAGGATCTATTCGGAATTTGAAATACTCGCTCAGTCAATCCTGAGTGGCTAGCATGCCACGTAGGCCATGCCTCAGGATCCCATAGACCCCACGCATGAAAAGACGAAAATATGTGACAGACATAAATCGCCGCTTCTTGTTGAACCGTTTGTTATGATGGGTAAAGGCTACTGGAAATAGGGTGTCTTTTCTGGGTATGAGTGGCAGAACAGGAATGACATTCGAACTGTGAGATATGTTTTACTGGTCAGCAAAAACGGTCGATTATCCGGGTTGGAATCAGGGTTTGTTACCAATTGCTAAGAACATGTCACTTGTCAGCCTGTTCAGAAGATCCAGTTTCAGGGTTAGTGGAGTTGCACATAATAGTGCTCGCCTCGATGGCTTCTAGGTTTTGTTTTCCGAGGTACCGCTGCCGTTCGTCCATATTAGCTAGTTCCTGGACTATAATCCTGATATCCCGCGCTTTCCCACCAGGTGTCTCCGCTTTGCAACCCACTGTCACGTCAAGTGAAGCAGGGTTTTCTGCCAATTGCTGCATGTCGTCCCGTTATGGTCCCTTAAAGATGCTCTATTTGTCTCTCGTAGACAGTAATAGGAGAGTCCGAAACTATTCTGAGGAAAAGAAAATTGCACGAAAAAAACAGCGAATTATTAGAACTTTCTACCGCTGACACGGGTGAGACCTTTTTGGAAGTGAATGAAATGTTTGTATTTCATCACGCCGCGGGGCTGTCAGCCACTGTTTTAACCAAAGCCCAAATTGGATGAATCTAGGCCAACTCGACTGTAAAAGTGGCCTGACTCCCCACAATTCTTCCAGTAGGTCCAGTCAAGTTAGCGCTAGTTTCCCCATCAATCGCCAGATTCACAGGTTCATTTGCTCCGGTCTTGACAGGGCTGCCACTGGGAGCTTAGGTACCGTGGTCAATAGATATTAAATAAGGGAATTGCTAGACGGGcatgacactttggctacgCAAAGCTAAGCCCAGCGTTGTGTAACGGTGCAGAAGATTCAGTCGGCACATAACCGGCTGTGCTAACAGCCGCATCCCGCTTCCTGCGCTACTCAATTTATCCAGTTGTATCGATAATGTAACGACATAATTGTAATAACCAGCCATATACAGTTTGCTGGGACCAGGCTATTGAATGCTTCTTTTTCTGTCCTCGTCATTCTACTACCACGGTTCAACAGAATGACACTAGGCGGTCAGAGTGTATTCTGGGTAATGATACACTTACTCATATGGCAGTAAAATGCCATATTGGACTAATAGCGAAAGAGGTCTCAAATATGCCTAAACATCGGTGGTATAAAGGCATGAATACTACTGTCGCAGCACAGCCCGAGGTCACCATTTTTGGGCACATTTATCGCCTAGTTGCAGTAAACACTGTTCAAATATTAGGTGACTGTTTAGCCTAGTTGGTTGCTTTAAAGTGCCCAAGCGACCCACCGGTTTTACGAAGGCCGTAGAGGCGATCGATCTCCTCGGCATCTTGGTTGCTTTATTGACACGTAGTACAGACCACAGGGCCTCTTGTTGGTTACTATGAATATGTCGTCATAAAGTGCTACCAGTCCCAGCCGAGAATAAAAATTGCGGTTTGACGTCCGTATGCAGCACTATTGGGGCAGCTCAACATCCAGGAAAGGGAGGGATAGTTGACATAATTCCGTACAGCAGCTTTTTAAATTAGAGACAAGTAAGTTATTCAATGCCGGTTTGTGACCTGCCATACGATTCTAAAATCCAAAGAGTTTGAACCTAGTTAAATGAACAGAAAAGAATGTACAACAAGTAGAATGTAAGACTCATAGCAGATCCGACTGACAACAGGTTTGTGCAAGTCCCAGCTAAATACAAATTGCACCTTCCCAGTCATTTTACTGGCGGATGGTTTTGATTCCACTTCGCAGGTAGCTGTGGAggcatgatgggcatgaCGAACACTGAGCCTGTTCTCCCATCCCTTGGAACGGCAAACAGAGTGGATCCAGAAATTGATAGAACATCGATCCAATGTATAAGAACGCCTGTGAGATCGAGTAGGTAAGGCAGCGCGGTGGAGTTATGGACCGCTCCAAGATCCACCATGTCCACCAGGGGCGGCATGGGCTCCATGGCATCTCATAGGTCCGTGCCAAAGTCGCCCTGTGTTGGAATCAGGGTACTTGGCTTTTGAGAAGACCATACAGTTGAAATCTCATCATTTGCTGTACCTCGAGTCCGCATGTCGATCATAAGCCATGACTTGGAGTTACCTGGTTGTCGGATCAATTGTCGTGTCGCAGATCGTCCTGCGCAACATTCGTTGGGACAGCCTGAATTGGATTGGAGATTTGTAGTATTGGTTTCTCGGCCCAATACCTCCATGAGCTTCACGGCTCTCATGGTACGTCACGCGGGAGGGGTCTCCGGACATGTCCATTCCGCGTAGTGGGTTTCTGCGCCACGACGTCGGTGGGAGCGGAGCAGATACTCCGATTGACACTCAATGTGCGAaccaagacgacgaagagggcGTCTGCGTAGACGAATGGTGTTTGTTGAAAAGTGAAAGATTGTCAAGGTACCCTACTCGAAGAAGGGTAAAGACGGAGTGCGAAGTTGAGCGCGTACGTGTTAAAACAGATAATAGATTCTTCAAAACAAGCGTCACCGGACGAGACAAAGGTTAGATTCTACTTTGACCCATTACGGCCGGGATACAACTCTGTCAATATCTAGATGCGGCGTATAGCAAAGTAGAGCGAGCACTGGGCGAGCAATCCCTCGTTGAAAAGCGGAAACGGTCGGAAACACCTCCTGAAGATACTAGGGCTGGTGATAAAGCAAGGTATGCCGAGCAAGAGGAGAGAGTAGCGAAGCGCGCGGATCATGACATGGATTACCAGGacaaatcatcaaccaagagcCTCTCAGACTAGAATACCAAATATTTTCCGCTCTGCTAATGTGCTGGAAGAACAGGAGGCGAACCAAGCCAGCTCGCGCCCCAACACCGGAAATTCAATCATAAGGAAAACCCACGGTGCTCCCGCCAAAGGCTCCGTACCCCTGAACACTTAGTACACTGTTCCAAAACCAGGAGACTAGAAGACCAATGGCCAGTCTTcaaaccaagaccaaagaacATGAGCGACCACTGGCTACGCTTAATGAGAAGTCCACAAGACTTCGATAAGTAAGTTCGCCCAAACCCAAAATTCTTCGAGGAAATCTGCCCATCACGAGTAGCCACCTGATTATGCAACCCACGGAGTACGTGGAAAGGTACAGTATTAGCTGGGCCGACAAAACCGCAAATTACAACGACCGAAAGCACAGTGCTCACTTGGTCGGAAGCATTACAAGTAATCCGACACTTTTAACAGAACTCGGGACTTGACCTGGCATTCTCTAGATTATGAGGTGCTATTTCGTACCGGACCAGGCAACAAGGAATAAAAATGGAAAGACTGGGGGAAGGGCTCATTCGAGAGATTGCACCAGTGTTGTTACAGCATCCCAGCAAGAACCAGCCTCTCTAATGATTCCTGTGCGAGGAACTGTGTACCATCAACAAATTCCCATTGAGCGGGGCTAGGTTGTGACGTCATAGAACGGGTAATTAAAAACGAAGTGGAAATCTACGTCACCAACGACATATTCGACTCTTTCCTCCCAGGGAAAATAATTCTCGCGAGATCTAAGAATCGCAATCGCGATGGCCGGGAGTTGGaaaccaacaccagccaaTGCCGTGCCAAGATCCTACATCGACGGCGAGCAACAATTCCACGAGTCCTTTACCATAGAACGCCACCAGATTTCGACAACTAAAGGAATCAAGCGCAAACGATACGATGATAGACAAAGCGAAATGATCCCTCGCCCAGCCAACATAACTCGTTCCTGCCAATGTGGAACTACAGATATCAGCGATTTTCGTGGGAGTGGTCAATCTGATCTCGGCTCAGAGACATACCACCTGTTTGATCCTACTAAAGTAGCTGGTTATGTATCGGCTGTATCGTTACCATCATGGCACAACGTTGGGCCAAGCTTCGTTAGCGACTTGCCATTTTCCCCTTTAGCAACATCAACGCGGACCCCCGCTTCTGTCAATATCCCCAGTGACCAACTGCCTTCATTTCACTTCAGTGATGGGATATTAGGAACATATCCTAAGGAGGCTGCAGTCTACCCAGCATTTCAAAAAGACCTAAACGAGAAACTAGTCGACTACGACTCATTCAATAACAACCATGAGGCTGTGGCGGCTCAAAAGCGAGTCGACCATATCATGGGGACTCTACAACAGCTCGGGTCTCGGCAACGGAGGTATGCGAAAAGCCAGctcaagttcatcaagacCTCGTCTCTTTGAATACTATTTTTTCGTTGGCTATTCCGAGAACCAGAACAGCACTGCGAGCACAACATATGTCATAATGACATTTGTCTTTAGCTCAATCTAAATGGAAGGATATATCTCAAGAGCTCAGAAACACTCCCTCAAAAGATATGGAATCCTCGAAAGAAGGATTGCTAGGCAGGGGCGTCTTTGGTGAAATATCTCCACCTTTTTGGGGCTTTCCTCACAATGAAATCAGGATTACGGGTTATGCCAGTATGGAGCAACTCATAAGCAAAGCTATGGTTAGTTGGTGCGGCGATTCACTTGACCGGTCCTTGCCTTGTTGGCAATTCCCCTTAGGGACTCACGCTGTGGGAATCGTCAAGAAAGCCATCAGGGATGCGAAATAATAGACAATTACTTAAATTTATACAGTGGCAGAAGTTAATGGTCAGTTCGACCGCTAAAAGAGCGACTAGTAGAAGAGAACGATATTCTTCGCGCGAGGTCGCCACACTCGCCATTAGCGCAATTCGCCGGTGCCGCAATAGAGACGTCATAGACAGGCACTGGCCCGATACCATATAACTGCCCAAGCAATATATCCCCACCTCGGCGGAAAGGTTATACTTATGTTATACTACCACGAGAATGCCCGGCCAGCCGCCTAAGAGCGTCTTGCGGCCTCTTCTGCCGTCAACGACAGGGAACCGTGCAGTTCAAGAGCCAGACTTTAGTGAAGGCCCTCGGTCTGTTATCGCTGCTTGCAAAACTTGCAGGAAGCGCAAGGTCGGGGTATTACAGCACCACAATCAAACATCTAGCAAGTCACGGCAAGTCTCTAACTATGCTCTACTGTGATGGTGTACGGCCGCAATCTTCTCCGTGCTTGCCACGCGGGTGCAGCTGCGAATACACCACCCCACCAGCAGAGTCAAGATTGGCCGCTCTGAGACGTGCTAAAGCAGGGGCAGAACAACGGTTGCATGAAATCCGCTATTCCTACgattttcttcttcagcgtGCCCGCGAGGCTTCCGCACAGGAACGTGGTCATCGTCAGCAGCAACAGGGCAGCCGTACAGGCGGTAGGACAACCTCGACAGCAATCCGGACAACGCACAATCCAAGAGGTGTACAGGCAGGTGAGGCTGCCGCATCTGCAAGATGTGCCGGTGTCCGTGCTGTGGGTGCCGGCAGGTCATGAGCGCTTCCGGTCGGGTGCGGTGGCCAAGACAATGGCCCGTGATTCTACGGGAGACGGGTGCGTTCGAGAAAGAGCACGCTACCAAGCACGATCTACGAGAacgaggctgctgctcgGTCACctgcaacagcagcggcaaaggtTACCCATCGGTGTAGGCCGGCATTCGCAACGGATCGACACAGCACTTCCGGGCAAGCACACGCGGACCATTTATGACGCTTTGAGTGCCAAGGAGTCAAGAATACTGGTACAATTGCGAACAGGAAAGTGCAGGCTCAACAGGTACCTGCACAGCATCAGGGCTACAGGTTCGGACCaatgcagctgcggccaagcCGCAGAGACAGTCGAGCATTTCCTGTTTCGGTGCAGACGTTGGAACTCGGAGAGGGAAGACATGATACGGTACAAGCGGACCAAGGTTGGaaacttgtctttcttcctgGGAGGCAAGTCTGGatcggatggcgagggatgGAAGCCAGACATGGCGGCAGTCCGAACAACGATCAAgtttgcaatggcaacaggaaGGCTGGATGCGGACATTTGAACAGGTAAACCTGCGATGAGTTGGACAAGTGGACTGGAATCAGCGCGTAATATCCTAGTCGTGCAGCCTTGCACTGACCGAccgagctccagctgccgaCGATGGGATGCTGGGCACTCGGGGGGAATGACCTCAGGGCAGGACAGTCAGTTGGCGAAATGAGGCTGCAGGTGCTTaggaaggaaaccattgtCGGGCCTTAGGTGTTTAGCTTACAGGGTAGAATGAGCAAGTAGCGCATCGTTATGGCCCTTTAGGGATCatccctccgggcgtaaataaattacattacattacattcCCTTTCTATTATTGCATGCAGAGGATGTCGAGTTTGTTGTCGTTCCTCGGGGGCGTGTTTGCGAGACCGGGCCGGTTGGATAACCCTGAGGCTGAGGCAGGGAAGTGAAGGGAAATAGACCCATGTACTTGATTGGAGTTCTTGGTTTGAATGTAGCGATATGTTTAGAAATATACGACTTGAAATATAGAGAGCGAGTAGTTAATAACATCCGTGGACTTGTGGCTT
The genomic region above belongs to Pochonia chlamydosporia 170 chromosome 2, whole genome shotgun sequence and contains:
- a CDS encoding endonuclease/exonuclease/phosphatase (similar to Metarhizium robertsii ARSEF 23 XP_007826688.1); translation: MKSAIPTIFFFSVPARLPHRNVVIVSSNRAAVQAVGQPRQQSGQRTIQEVYRQVRLPHLQDVPVSVLWVPAGHERFRSGAVAKTMARDSTGDGCVRERARYQARSTRTRLLLGHLQQQRQRLPIGVGRHSQRIDTALPGKHTRTIYDALSAKESRILVQLRTGKCRLNRYLHSIRATGSDQCSCGQAAETVEHFLFRCRRWNSEREDMIRYKRTKVGNLSFFLGGKSGSDGEGWKPDMAAVRTTIKFAMATGRLDADI
- a CDS encoding glycosyltransferase family 20 (similar to Trichoderma reesei QM6a XP_006964111.1), with the protein product MTYPRQKGPSRNITHLPAPAHQSDQQVPVTPGIGRESYNQDYFERRVLNSPSVTPGYDSTIATSPFVSRTETQVDQQQPSNEKIISVTFTVPHLLEYREGSNWVSPRRPQCMPVQVGADAANAKDLRRCYHRSALLDALHYLSANGSYNHVVVAWTGEIRRAPSSDNENVPINHAFITPSSTSISLGGRETLQTTQPKNIFVTRADQQRLECQLHQDEICFLPVWLAEETDIEPEGIKLCDQSRWRQYAEHDLCALLHYRQHPPSEPYSEGVRWANYYRMNQRFAEKVLESYRPGDVVIVHDYYLMLLPLLLRKRHPHISITFYLHTPFPSSELIRCLCRRQSVLEGMLGSDLIAFQSFHYAQHFANSCARILGLDASSKVVQTATGRVRIRVIPMGIDISAIHSLAWKTTVTEMCSALRKQHSGKKIIVAYDPKDRLGGVDKKLLAFGRFLDKYPEYQNRVILVQVMSQTSIETDDREESKYAAGVSELVSEINSKYGSLDFMPIQLHSQSLTTSEYFALLRSGDLALFTSVRDGMSTTSLEYVVCQQHANGPIIISEFSGTAGSLKEAIKINPWDTTGVADKIHEALNMSEKSRQTMQEALYKRTTERDVQYWVTTVIHSLKRAVNARESSIFVALGMLAVIAVLYRIDVAVLTVFALVDIVAVAIELIVFNSVACVVLADIPVVGAAYSGRTPERVNLGHVVW